The genomic segment TAAGGCTTCTAGCATATCCAATAGTATCATGGCAGCTTTAGCAGAACCTGATCCTACACGGGGACATGTCGATTTTAATTTTTCCTATCAGGAATCTGCTCAGACAGCACGGTATAGCTTTACAGGAGATTGTGACTTCATGATTCAAATCATGAATATGTTTAAAAACATGTCCTTAAATCAGGACTAAGGAGAGTATCATATGCCCATCAATGTTTGGAAAACTAATAAAGGTAAAAAAGATTTACATAATCTGTACAGATTTCACTTAGAAGAATGGAAGGATTCTCTAAAGCAATTCACAGTTGAGACTCCTTTAGGTGCTACAACTATATTAGAATGGGGAAATCCAAATGGAATACCTACCCTTCTCCTTCATGGTTCTATGTCTACAAGCCTAAGTTGGCTGAATGATATTCCTTTATGGGGAAAAACAAGAAGAGTCCTAGCTGTGGATCTACCAGGTGAACCGGGATTTACAGAAGCACAACGTCCTATATTAAAATCAAAGGAACCAGAATTATGGCTAGAGGGAGTTATGGATGCTTTACAATTAGATCAAGCTTCTTTTGTAGGCATGAGTTTAGGTGGATGGTTTGCTCTTAGATTTGCCACAATATATCCTCAACGAGTGAAAGCATTAGCTCTAATAGCACCAAGTGGCCTAGCCCCTCAGAGATCAGATTTCATCCTTAAATTTTTTTGGTATTCCTTACAGGGAAATAAAGGGATGGATAAGATTAATAGTCTTATAAGTCACAAAGTACCTATGCCAAAGGAAGCAAAATCCTTCCAAAAGTTGTTACAAAAACACTTTCGACCTCTTACAGAACCAGTTCCCGTCTTTACAGATGAAGAATTACAAGCGCTTACCATGCCAATCTACTATGCAGCAGGGGATCACGACGTCCTATTAAACACAGAAAAAAGTGTAGACAGACTAAAACAACTTCAACTCAATACGGAGATTAAAGTATTAAGAGATACAGGACATTTGATTCTGGATAGAGGCTTAGATATAGATAGATTTCTTCCTCGATAAAGGGTCAGTACTTACATTGATTTCACAAGAATTAATACATCCTATGGCAAGAAACAAAAAATATCCTTTTGAATGAAGAGGTGAGCCTGTAAAGTTTTCTGTGTAAAGCTCACATCTTTCACAGTTCAAAATGCCCTTCGTATTCAATGGCGAACCTATTCTTTTAGAATTCTAACGTCACCAGTTGTCATGATAGATAGAGAAAATCAAGATCTTGATGAAGTAATAGACTCTTATGATTGGCCTAATAGTATCAATACACTTCTTAGTAGATATAGTTATTATGAAGAAAGCCTATGGTTGGATCATTTGTCGATAAGAGGCTTTTATCGAAGTCCCTATGAGAAGAGAAATGGTACGACACAGCGATATCTGGAATCTGGGTTAGGGAAAGTGACTCTTTAACTATGCCTCCCTTAGAGCTGTGGTCGAGTCTCTTCTAGCATGACATAGGAGCTCACCTACAAGTGTGGGTGCTTACAATGCACAGGTGTGGGTGTTTATGATACACAGGTGTGGGTTTCTATGATGTACAGCTGTGAGTGCCTATTCTGAGTACTGCCAATAGAGACACACTCTCTTATGCTTTGTGATTAACGGCCTAAGTAGTGGGTGTATAATCTTCATTTACGGGTCTTCAAAGGAGTGAAGAAAATGCTCAATTCCAAACAGAAACAGGCACGTCCCTCGCAATGATACTCAGAGGTTTGTATTCTGCTCAGAAGGAATACAAAGATAGTGATTATGAAAAATTCGTTGATTCTATTTTAGACAATTCCATAAATCTTATCGCTGATAATGGAATGGAAGAAAGATTAAAAGAGGTTAAAACAGATTTAGGATACGATATTTTTGCCTATATGGTTGCTGTACTAGCAAGTGCTGCTAAGATGGAATCCTTTTCAGAGACAGAACAAGATAATGATCTAAATACCCAATATTTTTTTGACCATCCAATGCTCACTATATAGTTCTAATAGCTGTTTCCGTTTTTCCTCTTTTACTTGAGGATCCTCCTCAAGTTTATAACTGTAAACAATAAGGGGTTTGAAATCTTTGTAGTTTGTATCATTTAGTAATGAGTATGCTTCTTTTCTTCTTCCTATATTTATTAGTGATTCAACGTGAAACAACTCGATAACGGCATGAGTTCCTCCAAATCTTTCCTTAAAAGTAAACTCTAAAAACTTAATAGATTCTAAACCAACATCAGGATACTTTTGAACATAATTCAGATAGGAATGTAATGCATAATAAAGATCACGATTGGGAGTATCTAAATTCTGTGAAGCATTTGTTATAGCAAACATAAAATCATTCATTTTGCTATTCATACCTTTTGGACCATCCTCGTTTTGAAAGCTTATGTACAGATAATTTAGAGTTTCAAAGAAAGCATCATCTACTTTAGTGATAGTTTTTGGATGAACACCCCAGAAAGGAGGTATTAGATTTACAGATTTTCTATCTAATATTCCGTCACCATTAGTGTCTAATAAACAATAAGCATTTGGTGATTCACCTACAATAAATCCAAAGGGAAATCCTACTTTGCCCTTTTGGTGAAACTGCAACATGGTGGCTGATGCTCTACTTGGATCTATGAAACCATAAATTTCAATGTCATTCCATCCAAGGGGATTCATAATAACTTGATGGTTATTATAATTTGTAATGTGAGTCTCAACATACTCACCAATACTATCTCCTATAACAGGGTCTTCCCCATATGCGGATACTAAGCACATTAAAAAAAACCAATACATTACTTTTTTCTTCATTTACCTTACCTTCTTTTTACAATTTCATCAAAAAATCTTCCCAAGAATCCCACAATTCATCAGCACTGCCTTCATTCAGTTCTGACACATTGATATCATAACAATCAAAGACTTTACCAAAAGAATATTTTGTATCACAGCTTAACCAGTAATCATGTTTGTCTGACCACCACCCAACATTAATCATGATAATATCTACAGAGCCTATTTGACAATTATGAAACTTAAAACAACCTTGAGTGTTGGAGATAGCCTCAGTAGAACCGGAGACATA from the Spirochaeta cellobiosiphila DSM 17781 genome contains:
- a CDS encoding alpha/beta fold hydrolase, with the protein product MPINVWKTNKGKKDLHNLYRFHLEEWKDSLKQFTVETPLGATTILEWGNPNGIPTLLLHGSMSTSLSWLNDIPLWGKTRRVLAVDLPGEPGFTEAQRPILKSKEPELWLEGVMDALQLDQASFVGMSLGGWFALRFATIYPQRVKALALIAPSGLAPQRSDFILKFFWYSLQGNKGMDKINSLISHKVPMPKEAKSFQKLLQKHFRPLTEPVPVFTDEELQALTMPIYYAAGDHDVLLNTEKSVDRLKQLQLNTEIKVLRDTGHLILDRGLDIDRFLPR